One Roseimaritima multifibrata DNA window includes the following coding sequences:
- a CDS encoding Na+/H+ antiporter subunit E: protein MKYTLTLSAALAANWLLWSGYFNHPFLLGVGAVSCIFCVYIARRMKIVDDEGAPVQLGIRPFTRYAPWLIKEIVVANLDVTRILLARKMPIQRCVVEVDAPQKTELGRVILANSITLTPGTVAINLHGSQITVHALSLADAEEDIAGEMSDRICDLEPPQS from the coding sequence GTGAAATACACCCTCACCCTTAGCGCCGCACTTGCTGCGAACTGGCTGCTCTGGTCGGGCTACTTCAATCACCCCTTCCTGCTGGGGGTGGGTGCAGTTTCTTGCATATTCTGCGTCTACATTGCACGACGGATGAAGATCGTCGACGACGAAGGAGCTCCGGTGCAACTAGGGATTCGCCCGTTCACACGGTACGCCCCTTGGTTGATCAAAGAAATTGTCGTTGCCAACCTGGACGTCACCCGAATTTTGCTAGCACGCAAGATGCCCATTCAGCGCTGCGTCGTCGAAGTCGACGCCCCCCAAAAGACAGAACTCGGGCGAGTGATCCTAGCGAACTCCATCACGCTAACTCCGGGGACCGTGGCGATTAACTTGCACGGTTCACAGATCACGGTTCACGCCCTATCGCTTGCAGATGCAGAAGAAGACATCGCCGGTGAGATGTCCGATCGAATCTGCGACTTGGAGCCTCCCCAATCATGA
- a CDS encoding ATPase, T2SS/T4P/T4SS family yields the protein MPPKDPQEEPQLWQSVPPIEFSVVVGTREQQQGLEILARQAPGYPVAAGQIAHALKVRATHIMMDFTQQATAMRYQIDGQWENLPPLPRDAGDAMLYTLKQVSGLNPADRRSAQLGKCATKVKKAKFTITVQSQGTKTGERVLVRIEPDKAPFAGLTDLGMRDKMREITKAALDADGALVLISAPKGTGLTTTWQVSMEAADRLTRDFQSVENEDRKEPETINISANYYGPKTGKTAGELVRSMILKEPDVFVLPEIPDDEVLASILDQVANNEKAAYTRLVAQDAVEAAVKLVAKHRSCAKAIASTLKAVTSQRLVRRLCENCRQPFEPSPQLLKQLGIPQGRVGVLYRAYVPPPIEQQVDEKGNPAPVPVCHVCNGRSYLGRAGVFELLQPGPQFRAALLKTQDVNKLRQVAKAEGHRGLQTEAVLTVARGITSLEEVKRVFAGG from the coding sequence ATGCCTCCCAAAGACCCCCAAGAAGAGCCACAACTTTGGCAATCGGTGCCACCCATCGAGTTTTCGGTTGTTGTTGGAACGCGTGAACAGCAACAGGGCTTGGAAATTCTTGCTCGTCAGGCTCCTGGTTACCCCGTTGCCGCTGGGCAGATCGCTCATGCTCTAAAAGTCCGTGCAACCCACATCATGATGGACTTTACCCAGCAAGCGACCGCGATGCGTTATCAGATCGATGGTCAGTGGGAAAACCTTCCGCCGCTGCCTCGCGATGCGGGGGATGCGATGCTGTACACCCTGAAACAGGTGAGCGGTCTGAATCCAGCCGATCGTCGAAGTGCCCAATTGGGCAAGTGTGCGACGAAGGTTAAGAAAGCGAAATTTACGATCACCGTGCAAAGCCAGGGTACGAAGACGGGCGAACGCGTCTTGGTCCGGATCGAACCCGATAAAGCTCCGTTTGCAGGTCTGACCGATCTTGGGATGCGAGACAAGATGCGGGAAATTACCAAAGCGGCTCTCGATGCCGATGGTGCTTTGGTCCTGATCAGTGCTCCTAAGGGTACCGGTTTAACGACCACCTGGCAGGTCAGTATGGAGGCGGCTGACCGGCTGACTCGCGATTTCCAGTCGGTCGAGAACGAGGACCGGAAAGAGCCTGAAACGATCAACATCAGTGCGAACTATTACGGTCCCAAAACGGGGAAAACCGCGGGCGAATTAGTGCGCAGCATGATCCTGAAAGAACCGGATGTCTTTGTGCTGCCCGAGATTCCCGATGACGAAGTATTGGCGTCGATTCTGGATCAGGTTGCAAACAACGAGAAGGCTGCCTATACCCGTTTGGTTGCCCAGGATGCGGTAGAGGCGGCGGTCAAATTGGTCGCAAAACATCGCAGTTGTGCAAAGGCGATTGCGTCCACGCTTAAGGCAGTGACAAGTCAGCGTCTGGTTCGCCGGTTGTGTGAAAACTGTCGCCAGCCGTTCGAACCTTCGCCGCAATTGCTAAAGCAGTTGGGGATTCCGCAAGGCCGCGTCGGAGTGTTGTACCGCGCCTACGTGCCGCCTCCGATCGAACAGCAGGTTGATGAAAAAGGGAATCCGGCGCCGGTTCCTGTCTGCCATGTTTGTAACGGCCGGAGTTACTTGGGGCGTGCCGGCGTTTTTGAATTGCTTCAGCCAGGGCCGCAGTTCCGTGCCGCCCTGTTGAAGACTCAAGACGTCAATAAGCTCCGTCAAGTTGCCAAGGCCGAAGGGCATCGAGGCCTACAGACCGAAGCGGTCCTGACGGTAGCTCGAGGCATCACCAGCCTGGAAGAGGTCAAGCGAGTTTTCGCGGGCGGTTAG
- a CDS encoding SGNH/GDSL hydrolase family protein produces the protein MTVLFQSRCRLFALTLLVLGILGGFATIQAAEPVVAPDSETTAKRFDWKGTESKWEGFKRFDFQVDQHKAYVVAPETVAPGAPWVWRARFPGFHAEADKILLDRGFHVAHIDTANQLGSPRAMKTWDAFYQAMVSQGLAKQVALEGVSRGGLFVYAFAAQWPDRVACIYCDTPVCDMKSWPGGKGKGVGSASTWKTCLAEYGFSEAEALAYQGNPIDRLETIAAAKIPILHIVSLTDRVVPPEENTFILADRYRKLGGQMDIIEVAEGTEKSQGHHFTHPDPVRVADFIEAHATVLPNTNDYFELRGSLDNSRIQFERNKKGRVAFMGGSITEMKGWRERTQAYLRSRFPETEFEFIDAGISSTGSTPGSFRLMRDVLAAGDIDLFFEEAAVNDKHNFRQPTEIVRGMEGILRHARRANPKMDIVVMQFVDPYHMTDYRNGQTPKVIEQHQRVAKHYDVPTIQLAKEVTERIDANQFTWKEDFRDLHPSDYGHRLYASTIRRLLSTAWEPPLRDTATAVDHNMPQPIDPFSYDRGTMVPLESATDLQGFRIDPKCDPRANDIGGGVRKRFHDVPMLVGTSAGDSFALKFSGRGVGIFVAAGPDAGKISYQVDGGETKHLDLFTKWSGGLHIPWVHVLESELPEGEHVLRIQIDADHNEASKGTACRIVNLLVNE, from the coding sequence ATGACTGTTTTGTTTCAATCCCGCTGCCGGCTTTTTGCCCTAACATTGCTTGTCCTGGGCATTTTGGGCGGTTTCGCAACCATTCAGGCGGCTGAGCCCGTTGTCGCTCCAGATTCGGAAACGACTGCCAAGCGATTCGACTGGAAAGGAACCGAATCGAAGTGGGAAGGATTTAAACGCTTCGATTTCCAGGTCGATCAACACAAAGCGTACGTGGTCGCCCCCGAAACAGTCGCCCCCGGTGCCCCTTGGGTCTGGCGAGCTCGATTTCCTGGCTTCCACGCTGAAGCGGACAAGATTCTGTTGGACCGAGGTTTCCATGTGGCTCATATCGATACGGCCAACCAACTTGGCAGCCCTCGAGCCATGAAGACCTGGGATGCGTTTTATCAAGCGATGGTCTCCCAAGGACTGGCCAAGCAAGTCGCTTTAGAAGGGGTCAGCCGCGGCGGTTTATTTGTTTATGCCTTCGCCGCTCAATGGCCCGATCGTGTCGCCTGCATCTACTGCGACACCCCGGTCTGCGACATGAAAAGCTGGCCAGGAGGCAAAGGAAAGGGAGTCGGAAGTGCCTCGACGTGGAAAACCTGTTTGGCAGAATACGGATTCAGCGAAGCCGAGGCATTGGCCTACCAAGGCAACCCCATCGACCGCCTGGAAACGATCGCCGCGGCCAAGATCCCGATCCTTCATATCGTATCGCTGACCGATCGCGTCGTCCCTCCCGAGGAAAACACGTTCATCCTCGCCGATCGATATCGAAAACTAGGCGGCCAGATGGACATTATCGAAGTTGCCGAAGGGACCGAAAAATCTCAGGGACATCACTTCACCCATCCCGACCCGGTCCGAGTCGCCGACTTCATTGAAGCCCACGCGACCGTGCTGCCTAACACGAACGATTACTTCGAACTGCGCGGGAGCCTTGATAATTCACGCATTCAATTCGAACGCAATAAAAAGGGTCGCGTCGCTTTTATGGGTGGTTCGATCACCGAGATGAAAGGCTGGCGAGAGCGGACGCAAGCCTACCTGCGATCTCGATTCCCCGAAACCGAATTCGAATTCATCGATGCGGGAATCTCGTCCACCGGATCGACTCCCGGATCCTTTCGCCTGATGCGAGACGTCCTGGCAGCGGGTGACATCGATCTCTTTTTTGAAGAAGCCGCCGTCAATGACAAACACAATTTCCGCCAGCCAACCGAAATCGTTCGCGGCATGGAAGGAATCCTAAGGCACGCTCGCAGAGCCAATCCCAAGATGGATATCGTCGTGATGCAATTTGTGGACCCGTATCACATGACCGATTACCGCAACGGGCAAACTCCAAAGGTCATTGAACAACACCAACGGGTGGCGAAACACTATGACGTGCCCACGATCCAATTGGCAAAAGAAGTTACCGAGCGGATCGATGCCAACCAGTTCACCTGGAAAGAAGACTTTCGTGACCTGCACCCTTCGGATTACGGGCACCGTCTTTACGCTTCCACCATCCGTCGCTTGCTAAGCACCGCTTGGGAACCGCCGCTCCGCGATACCGCGACCGCAGTCGACCACAACATGCCCCAGCCGATCGATCCTTTCAGCTATGACCGAGGAACCATGGTTCCCTTGGAATCGGCAACCGACCTGCAAGGTTTTCGGATCGATCCCAAATGTGACCCACGCGCCAACGATATTGGCGGCGGTGTCCGCAAACGTTTTCATGACGTTCCAATGCTGGTGGGCACATCGGCTGGCGATTCGTTTGCGCTGAAATTCAGCGGACGTGGCGTTGGAATCTTCGTCGCCGCCGGGCCAGACGCCGGCAAAATTTCCTACCAAGTCGACGGCGGCGAAACCAAACACTTAGACCTGTTCACCAAATGGAGCGGAGGCCTGCACATCCCGTGGGTGCATGTCCTTGAATCCGAACTCCCCGAAGGGGAACACGTCCTGCGAATCCAAATCGATGCTGACCACAACGAAGCAAGCAAGGGAACGGCTTGCCGGATTGTCAATTTACTGGTCAACGAATAG
- a CDS encoding PleD family two-component system response regulator, with the protein MTRRFHCLILAGWMFCLLLGGAPSQNVMAQPPAADPFAPVDPFAPAGDNPGMDPNNPFGGPVEGNLFDPAAAPAAAAGQALGEILQPTDPFIEELRRYAAGSNAKLALAIRQAARIGNWKEVEDFLQILAGRKPSQAVLSSMANTIDGPLLARMRLQPKLSPESIKMIDQMRSAAQASASDNKILRQAILALKSPSVDLQLKGYRALFTGGDNAIAELVTAAVQPSPVVPREKLVPVLREMGPSAEHAIRQFVLYGAPELRAGALETLVLWDRKAALGDLVTALHAADATDKERSIAASTLAQDYKPLPSGKEAEQFLTGKLNDAVRLAKRTARDEKMKTIWVIGEDGKTITPQLATARLAAVQQAAVAAARLRPLSGLSLEAQRAALITDIDYAVQQDLLFGTDPKDFDSLRESYSADAFSLPQLQSLLSDSMDQRRDAATVGILRLLPADPQLVRSMSQDQTPLVDAASHPDPRVRYEASLLIGRTKMDEPYRGSSVVLRRWLEMAALKNRPTALVVQPRPAAAMRLEAMLIQQGYNVEIVPSVQEAALRVARGGDIQVIVATTDLPDLPPIELVDRIRRISLGANIPILFYGDDRAGTSNNSLSAPVRRIVPPRRTLDQDRYDVLLESLQLLNDDLEFVLFQPPIDVPVNRPDPQLEQRENYAAALEKVRAAVLKSKLDRNLSFFGLALGIDAHPIALTLQPETEGGIAQAEILRTSLEDLGFEFESVSDLAALQTRLEDRRPVHMVFLSASSAPEYARDLVNQIRETKEGAKVPIFFYGGSDDGLETARFESQLRRRHAISTPESFTSVMDAVNAAAALPPLDSDERKAYEIGSMSILSAVAQDPKQEFYDLRTNEIDKVLGAPSSGSNESHLAVLAGLGTAESQDALAELAANESVAQPVRMRAAERFAESVQRFGTRLSRDHVALQYQRYNRTNNEDIRASIGIVLDAMEKRVSSTN; encoded by the coding sequence ATGACTCGTCGCTTCCACTGCTTAATCCTCGCTGGCTGGATGTTTTGTCTGCTACTGGGTGGTGCGCCCTCGCAAAACGTGATGGCTCAGCCTCCCGCAGCGGATCCGTTTGCGCCGGTTGATCCCTTTGCGCCTGCTGGGGATAACCCCGGTATGGACCCCAACAATCCGTTCGGAGGCCCGGTCGAAGGGAATCTGTTCGATCCGGCAGCGGCGCCGGCAGCCGCCGCAGGGCAAGCGCTTGGCGAAATTCTGCAGCCGACGGACCCGTTTATCGAAGAACTGCGACGTTACGCGGCAGGATCGAATGCGAAGTTAGCGTTAGCGATTCGGCAGGCTGCCCGGATTGGTAACTGGAAAGAGGTGGAAGATTTCTTGCAGATCTTGGCCGGACGGAAACCAAGTCAGGCGGTCCTTTCGTCGATGGCAAACACGATTGATGGGCCGTTGTTGGCGAGGATGCGTCTGCAGCCCAAATTGTCGCCTGAGTCGATCAAGATGATCGATCAGATGCGTTCCGCGGCTCAAGCGAGTGCAAGCGATAACAAAATCCTTCGGCAGGCAATCCTTGCTCTGAAGTCTCCCAGTGTCGACCTGCAGTTGAAGGGATACCGTGCGTTGTTTACGGGAGGCGATAACGCGATTGCGGAATTGGTGACCGCCGCGGTGCAGCCCAGTCCAGTCGTCCCGCGTGAAAAACTGGTTCCGGTGTTGCGTGAAATGGGGCCTTCTGCGGAACACGCCATTCGGCAATTTGTGCTGTACGGAGCTCCCGAACTGCGAGCAGGAGCCCTGGAGACCCTGGTTCTTTGGGATCGTAAGGCCGCACTTGGCGATTTAGTGACCGCGTTACATGCGGCCGACGCAACGGATAAAGAGCGATCGATTGCGGCATCGACGCTGGCTCAAGATTACAAACCGCTGCCGTCGGGAAAAGAAGCGGAACAGTTCCTAACCGGAAAATTGAACGACGCGGTTCGTTTGGCAAAACGAACCGCTCGTGACGAAAAAATGAAGACCATCTGGGTGATTGGCGAGGATGGCAAAACGATCACGCCTCAGTTGGCTACGGCTCGGCTTGCTGCGGTTCAGCAGGCAGCCGTTGCCGCCGCAAGGTTGCGTCCGTTGTCAGGCCTTAGTCTGGAGGCTCAGCGAGCCGCTTTGATCACGGACATTGACTATGCCGTTCAGCAAGACCTGCTTTTTGGGACCGACCCGAAGGACTTTGACTCGTTGCGAGAATCTTATTCCGCGGACGCGTTTTCATTGCCTCAGTTACAGAGCCTGCTTTCGGACAGTATGGATCAGCGCCGCGATGCCGCTACGGTCGGGATCCTTCGGTTGCTGCCGGCGGACCCTCAGTTGGTCCGTTCGATGTCTCAGGACCAAACGCCACTGGTCGATGCGGCTTCTCATCCCGATCCCCGCGTCCGGTATGAAGCCTCGTTGTTGATTGGGCGAACGAAGATGGATGAGCCGTATCGGGGGAGCAGTGTTGTGCTTCGTCGCTGGCTTGAGATGGCGGCTTTGAAGAATCGGCCGACGGCGCTGGTTGTGCAGCCCCGCCCCGCTGCGGCGATGCGGCTGGAGGCGATGTTGATTCAGCAGGGTTACAACGTTGAAATTGTGCCAAGCGTTCAGGAAGCGGCACTCCGAGTCGCCCGAGGGGGGGACATCCAAGTGATTGTTGCGACGACCGACCTTCCCGACCTGCCGCCGATCGAACTGGTTGACCGCATTCGCCGCATTTCACTTGGGGCGAACATCCCCATCCTCTTTTACGGCGACGATCGCGCCGGGACCAGTAACAACAGCCTTTCGGCTCCGGTTCGGCGGATCGTTCCGCCACGGCGCACGCTGGATCAAGATCGCTATGACGTGCTGCTGGAATCGCTTCAGTTGTTAAACGACGATTTAGAATTTGTATTGTTTCAGCCACCGATCGACGTACCGGTGAACCGTCCGGATCCGCAGTTGGAACAGCGCGAAAATTACGCGGCTGCATTGGAAAAAGTTCGTGCGGCAGTGCTGAAATCGAAGTTAGATCGCAACCTCAGTTTCTTTGGATTGGCACTTGGAATCGATGCCCATCCGATTGCGTTGACCCTGCAACCTGAAACCGAAGGTGGGATCGCTCAGGCTGAAATTTTGCGAACATCGCTGGAAGACCTTGGTTTCGAATTTGAAAGTGTCAGCGATTTGGCGGCGCTTCAGACCCGTTTGGAGGATCGCCGACCGGTCCATATGGTTTTTCTGTCCGCCAGTTCGGCGCCGGAGTACGCGCGTGATTTGGTCAACCAGATTCGCGAGACAAAGGAAGGTGCCAAGGTCCCGATTTTCTTCTACGGAGGGAGTGACGATGGACTGGAAACCGCTCGTTTTGAATCCCAGCTCCGAAGGCGGCATGCGATATCGACGCCAGAATCTTTTACGTCCGTGATGGATGCGGTTAATGCAGCGGCTGCACTGCCGCCGCTGGATTCTGACGAACGGAAAGCTTACGAGATTGGTTCGATGTCGATTTTGTCTGCGGTCGCTCAAGATCCGAAGCAAGAATTCTACGACCTGCGAACAAACGAAATCGACAAGGTGCTAGGGGCCCCCTCTTCCGGATCCAACGAATCACACCTCGCGGTTTTGGCCGGTTTAGGGACCGCGGAATCGCAGGATGCCCTTGCTGAACTGGCGGCAAATGAGTCGGTTGCACAGCCGGTTCGGATGCGGGCCGCCGAGCGATTTGCCGAATCAGTTCAGCGTTTTGGTACAAGACTCAGCCGAGATCATGTGGCGTTGCAGTATCAACGCTACAATCGCACAAATAACGAAGACATTCGTGCTTCAATCGGGATTGTGTTGGATGCCATGGAAAAACGGGTCTCCAGCACGAATTGA
- a CDS encoding phenylacetate--CoA ligase family protein, producing the protein MKTDRETLRRLGPSALADLQLCKLNRLLADVLPHSEFYQAKYGRQDWQLESLDELKSIPFLKKGELVNPQPGHPARFHCLPRRQYVRFHQTSGTTGRPMPVWDTAADWEWWIRTWQYVLDAAEVTPDDTVAMAFSFGPFIGFWSANDALIRRQALVVPAGGMSTRARLQLIIHSQATLLCCTPTYALHLAEVAREDNLDLRSSSVTRIIVAGEPGGSIPEVRQQIELVWDARVIDHSGASELGPWGVGATDGSGLFVIESEFIAESLVPGTDQPAADGELGELILTGLGRVGGPAIRFRTGDLVRATRQHDHDCRFLFLPGGVLGRADDMLVIRGVNVFPSGVESVVRSIDGLGEFRMIATRVAAMDQLEVEVEGDTAAATELGKVLQVRLGLRIPVRSVPHQSLPRSEAKSRRLDDRRFLP; encoded by the coding sequence TTGAAAACGGATCGTGAAACACTCAGGCGGTTGGGCCCCTCGGCACTTGCCGACCTTCAGCTGTGCAAATTGAATCGGTTACTGGCAGACGTCTTGCCGCATTCCGAATTTTATCAAGCCAAGTACGGCAGGCAGGACTGGCAACTGGAGTCGCTGGACGAGCTGAAATCGATTCCCTTTCTGAAAAAAGGGGAATTGGTCAATCCGCAACCCGGCCATCCCGCTCGGTTTCATTGTCTTCCTCGGCGGCAATACGTCCGTTTCCATCAAACCAGTGGCACGACCGGGCGGCCAATGCCGGTCTGGGATACGGCGGCTGACTGGGAGTGGTGGATACGAACATGGCAGTATGTTCTGGATGCTGCCGAGGTGACGCCCGATGACACCGTTGCGATGGCCTTTTCGTTTGGCCCGTTCATCGGATTCTGGTCGGCAAACGATGCCCTGATCCGTAGACAAGCCTTGGTCGTTCCCGCCGGTGGGATGAGCACGCGGGCTCGATTGCAGTTAATCATCCACAGCCAAGCGACTCTGCTGTGTTGTACGCCGACTTACGCGCTGCACTTGGCCGAAGTCGCTCGCGAGGACAACTTGGACCTCCGTTCAAGTTCGGTAACGCGAATCATCGTCGCTGGGGAACCGGGGGGATCGATTCCCGAAGTTCGTCAGCAGATCGAATTGGTCTGGGATGCGCGAGTGATCGATCACAGTGGGGCCAGTGAGCTGGGCCCGTGGGGCGTCGGAGCGACGGACGGGAGCGGGCTGTTCGTGATTGAATCGGAATTCATTGCCGAATCGTTGGTTCCCGGTACCGACCAACCGGCCGCCGATGGAGAACTGGGGGAATTGATTTTGACTGGATTGGGGCGAGTCGGTGGTCCTGCAATCCGGTTTCGCACCGGGGATTTGGTGCGAGCGACTCGTCAGCACGATCACGATTGTCGTTTTCTGTTCCTTCCTGGAGGCGTTTTGGGGCGAGCCGACGACATGTTGGTGATTCGTGGGGTTAATGTTTTCCCCAGTGGAGTCGAATCGGTGGTTCGCTCGATCGACGGGCTGGGGGAATTTCGGATGATCGCCACACGGGTTGCCGCGATGGACCAGTTGGAAGTTGAAGTGGAGGGGGATACTGCAGCGGCGACGGAATTGGGTAAAGTACTTCAAGTGCGTCTAGGGTTGCGGATCCCGGTTCGCTCCGTCCCCCACCAGTCGTTGCCTCGTAGTGAAGCAAAATCGCGACGACTTGATGACCGCCGCTTCCTTCCTTAA
- a CDS encoding DUF971 domain-containing protein, with translation MSNSGIVHPTSIERLGSDQIAILWSDGSRTEPTIQQLRRACPCATCREKKKAADKPPEPSKPIGLPVLKAEEAQSLQITAMRPAGQYAYNIQFSDGHHSGLFPFELLRSI, from the coding sequence ATGAGTAATTCTGGTATCGTCCATCCGACTTCGATTGAACGTCTTGGCAGTGATCAAATCGCGATCCTGTGGAGTGACGGGTCACGCACCGAGCCGACCATACAGCAACTTCGCAGAGCCTGTCCCTGTGCAACGTGTCGAGAGAAGAAGAAGGCTGCCGATAAGCCACCAGAGCCGTCGAAACCGATTGGTTTGCCCGTGCTAAAAGCGGAAGAGGCTCAGTCGCTGCAGATCACCGCGATGCGTCCCGCTGGGCAGTACGCCTACAACATTCAGTTCAGCGACGGCCACCACAGCGGGCTGTTCCCATTCGAATTGTTGCGTTCGATATAG